The sequence AGAATGTAGtgccactaatgataaactagcaacctatactaagcatgtaggattgcaggtaaaggtatcaacaattgtagcaacaatgacaggctatgcaacagagtaggagctatcgaatcaacaacagtagcaaatctaatgccagaataagagagaagagagtgggtgatatctggttgatcaaagggggtttacttgcctggaagctcagtcgAGAGggaggggttgtcaacaccgtaATCGTACAGGGTAGCTGCGGCGTCAGTCAcagtgtctaacgagagaagagggggtaaaataaataaatataatgcaaacatatgcatgatgaCGCATGGCATGACAAtgagtggtgctaggtgtgccctaacgcggtaataggtgatatcggcaaagggggaatcatccggaaaagtatcctcggtgtttggcattttcggacgcATGGTCCGGAGGGGGACAGTcacaggttcgctatgctagggacgtgtggcgaatGAACAAACTGCATATTCGGATTCATCTTgttgttttgagcaactttcatgttcaaagtattttcatctgactaacggtttattttatattgttttCCAAGTTTTAATTCACTtttagaattaatttaattagaaattgCAATTACGATGTCAGTGTGATGTCATCATGATGTTAGCAGGACcaaaggttgactaggtcaaccctggcAGGTGGGACCCGTTCGTCATTACCTATTTATTTAATTAACAACTAATTAGCCCAACTAAACAGATCAATTAGGTTAATTAACTATAAACAGAACTACTTAATTTAATTAGTTAatttttattattgttatttttctAACCGTTCTAGGGCAGGGGCCCACTTCTCATAGGCCCAGGGGCGGGCCCCagcttgtcataggcccctggggccaTAGTGGGCGTGGGCGACGGGCACAACTCGAACGAGCGACGGCGAAACGGGCGCCCATTAACGGGCGAACCCAGGCGGCGACTGCGGCGGCCGACGACGGCGCGTAGCGAGCGAGGCGACGGGCAGGGGTCTTGGCACAGTGGAGCAGCGGCGCGCGAGGCATGGCGGCAGTCGGGTGAAGAGGGCATCGGTGACGCTAGGCGAGCGGCGATGCGGTGCGCGGTTGCTGAAGCAGTAGGCAGCAGGGGGAAACGGCCACGGGCGTGGCGAGTGACAAGGCGTCGGGGGCGAAGCCACGGCGAGGCCACGGCGAGGCAGGCTTGAGCGGCATGGCAGACGGCGCGACGGGGCAAGGTAGGCGGAGCGGGAGCGGGGCGGGTCGCTGCGGTTGGCGGGCGCAGGGTACAACGACCAAGCACGAGGGCGCGAGCGCGAGGGCGTGCGGTGGTGCGCCGAACGTGGAGAGCAGGGCCGCGGTGTGGCCAGCGACGGCTACGGGGCGTGGCGGGCGCGGTGGGGCTCGGCGAGCCCTAGGCGTGGTATCTGCGggtgagggtcaggggcgcgcgacGGCGCGGTGGCCGGAACGGGCgatggagaggggagagggggaggcgctcACGGATGAtgcaggggatcggggcggcgaggcgcgatGCGACCAGcgaggaggtggatgaggaggcgaggaggcagtccggcCAGGTGGCTCCGGAGACAACAGTCCGACGACGGGATCCGGGCGGCATCGAGCGGCGGCGTTGGGCCAATGCATGAGTGCCCCGATCCGAtttggatcgggggggggggggggggggggagagcgaCGTGGGGGAGTGGAAGCGAGTGGGTTAGGGTTTCAGTAGTAGGGGGTTGTAGGCGTGGTTGGGCCGGGGGAGAGCTGGACTGGCCTGGGGGTGGGCCAGCTGGCCCACTTGGCCCAGGGAAGAGGAGGgtctttcttttgttttgttttgtttttcctttttatttatttttcttttctattttcttttagtttccttttatttttgtttcggcaaaataccaaaatggcacctaatttgatgtTACCAAATATGCCACTGCCACATGAACTTGCTACTCAAACTAAAATAGTTTCGTAACTAtttaatatttaaaaaatatttaaataatagttttgcaatagttttattcatcttatagtatttaaatattttataaaggtgtggtttctccaccataattacctatgcattatttggttcattccgaacattttagttttaatatttgaaaacttatattgcttgcttgattttgaatttgaatttgaatctgtttctaatcaacgcgagtttatcagcagtaaccgaggtgacgtggcatcaattGCAAAGgttcactatagcttaattatccggacgtcacatGAACACTTCACTAGAGCTTGCAAACAAAAAAAACTTTAGATATCAAATATCTTTTAACCTATGTTTGTTTCTGAAAACAATTTTCATTTCCAAGAATATCACATAATTATCCCAAACATTTTGAAGTTTCGGTTTCTCGTAAGCAAGCAAACCATAATGTAATTCTAGCCTTTTGGATTAAAGGACATGAGTCTCGTCATCCATAGCATTAGCAAGAGAGTATTGTAAACATGCAGTGGGACAAAATCCTTCTTGGCATTTTTAGAGGACGTTCCTCTCAATCATAAATATTCAACAAGATAAATAACATCTAATCAATTTTAACAACAAAGGTGGAACCATGAGCCATAATTCTACAACTATAATGTCAGCTACACATAGAATTTGTCCATAATTAATTTGCACTAGTGATTAAACTTAATTAACTCATACATAATTGTGCTCCCACTCAAAGCAATATCTCCCATAAATGATTTTAAGTGATTCACGACCCTGATCTGATTCACAGCTATTGATGTGGATATCACTGATGACGTGAACTTCAACCGGTACGCGAATCTTTGccgatcatatctccatatgactcttgttcatctttcgatgttTCATGCTCCAAGCTCAGAACAATTCTTCCAGAACTTTGAGACAACCAAGTGCTATCTGCATACATGGTCTAGCCATCCCCGTCTTACACCTCACAACCCGTTTGTACTCATGTGCACATGATGCACTCCAGAATGCTATGTGTTATAAACGAACGCAACACTTGGAAGAGCACattttaacttgatatttactgtgagagatcaccctaataattgactactatgcaatcaaagggtgcaaacaacaaagggataaacatcttaggcaattcataatagtgttatatggtatagccctgggcgCCGGGAAGTCTTCACGGTCTTCTTGAATCTTTAGTTGAAACATCGCTGTGGCGGTAGAAAAATCATTGCGTGGCAGCCGTTTCAAAAACGCTGCCATGGCGGCAATTTCAGTAAACGTTGACCTGACAACTGTTTCAAAAACGTTGTTGTGGCACCAATTTTAGAAAACGGTGTCGTGCCACGAAAATTTTAGCACCTCCTCCCGGTGCCTAGTGAAGCTCCGAGTCTTCCGTGTACACTTGCCACCATCACCTGTAACCTGTAGGCTATCTCTGCATCTATTATATTATAAAGTGGCAATCCCGTGGCTCGAGACATCATGCCGTGATGTgcaggccacttaacattacaacatataatcAACTCACatataaactcattatcatgatgaAGGCTATGCCACATCATATAATAACTTGCGaaatcaagttagacgtcctctaaccggtttgaatttttttaattacGTGGCTTATAGGGTTTCCGGATAACACTGGCTACCTACATACACAATCAAGGCGATaattcttgttgctagattaactttTGAGGTGTGTGAGGGAAGGGACTTAACTAAAAATCTCTAGCCCCACACTAAACTAGTCAAGTATGCATGACCCCCTAGAAGATCGTTCATCTTCATCGCCCTGTTGTGTTTGCAACggttcactattcttgactatgaTGAAGCCCAAAGAACTATTAGCAGATCGTCGACAGCAAGAGCCGATCGATTGTCAGAACTTTGTACAAAGCTACATCATGCCACCACTGAACTGAACCGAAGCAACACTCGAGGGAACACATAGTAAGAACATCAAACCCTCAcatccacatgtgatctagatcaAAACATGCATCTACTCATAGAACCACTTATGATGCCACCactgggaaacgtagtagaaaacaaaaaaatgccctACGATCatccaggaacaatatgaagatgcatataagGTTTGGATCACGATCATTCCGACTCTAGAGTGTAGCGGCAAAAGACGAGTCGGTGTAGaccgtacttggagtccctcgtaCCGTAGATGAACGATCCCGTGAACTGCCCACGAATGATCCCTCGTacggaagaccgaaagcacaaCCTCTCTTTTGGGTATCTACTAATTAttaatgaagtatattaaaaataataaagatGTATAAAAGATTCTTCTATGTGGTATATGATGAGCGGGAGTACATACTTCCAGGAGTACACAACCTGGCCTCCCTGGCCTAATGCAGCAACAACAATGCAAATCGTATTCCTTAATGGAGGCGTCATATTGATGAGTACACTCCTTTACCACTCACCAACGTGTATTTGCTATTGCTTGTGGACATTCTCTTGGTAGCACTTGGCATAGAGACCATGTATTTGTGGTTGGCAACCTACCATAACATGcaatttccatttttctttttaGGGGTGTACAGTCGTGTAATACGTGGCTATATGCACCCTTAGTTGGCGCATAATTTAGAGGTAATGGATGTTTCACTTTATAAGAAAAACATTTATAGAAAGCACTATGGGAAACAACTTTGTTTGTATCACTTTCTGGGTGCGCCTCAGAGTGACGATGCCATGCCCTCGAGGTGTACCAGCGGAAATAGGATTTAGCCCGTTGGCCACGGGTGGCCCAGGCTCACGATGCACACTGTAGCGCATCATCAAACTTGACGTACAAGAAAAGACATCTAGAAGACCCGGTGCAATCTTGTAGGATTAAGCTAGATCATAACCTACCCGGATACATGTAAACCCTAGCCTCAGCCCCCTATATAAGGCAAGAGAAGAGGCATCTGTGCGGCCCTCTTCGACCTTTCCATAGCTACCTGATCCTAGCGATCTCACCATTGCACACCAAACCCTAGTTCTCATACGAGGATATATCCATATTACACATCAAAGTAGGTGTAGGTATTACCGTGATAGTCAGGGCCCGAACTTTGGTAAAAGTTTTGTGCAGTGCCCCATCATGAATACTATCGGGTTTATATCACAACACATAGTGACAATGCAAAAGGCTTGCGGTGGCAGTGAATGTCATTGCAtttgaaaaaaagaagagaaatggCATGACACTAAAGATAGAAGTCTGGTAAATTATGGGTTCTATAGTCATAGTGCATAAACAATTATTATAGTTCTTTTGAGTATATAGTCACAACATGGTTGTAAGGTTTCATAAATCCCTATTCGGTCCCACCCTAACCGAATATGTGCTTCTGtcaatttttctttctttctagtgctTCACATGCAGACATGTATTATTACATAGCTTTTGAAAGCGCCCGCAGACATGTATTTTATACGTAAAACTTTTTGTCCATGAGATAATGCGCACACAACTGTCTAGGATGCACAACTAGTTGCACAGATTCTTAATACAACACATTGATTCGACATCCTGACATCCTATGCATGATCCACCGACATGACACGGTTTTCTTATGAGAATCATAAATTCACAATACCAACACATGACAAAACATCATAAAAAACACATAGAAGATATACTAAAACAACACATACACTTGTGTTCTTTCTCATCCATCCTTGTTCATATCCGCTCTGTCGTGCGGTCTCCTTCGTCACTTTCCCTTTTTGTCTTTCTTGCATGGTTGCCCTCTCTCTTCTTTGCCGTCCCCCACTTCCACGCGTCACAGATCTGCCACCACTGGTGGCTTCAAGTCGGGACTATTTGTTAGGCATTTTCTTTGAGTCCAAGACACGCCGGCATTGAACAACTGGCTATTAGGTCGCCGTTGAGGTTAGCCGGTCATCAACCCCTTCTTCATCCTCTCAGCTCCCAAGAATTCCTTTTGAGGGGatacttagtttttttttttgtttttgagacaGAGCATTCCACGTTTTCTTTAGAATGAGCCACGTTTGAGAAGGCATTCAtcagagagaaaaagagaaggcaTTCGGTAGTTATTTTTTCTTCTGAGCATTAGGCATTCGGTAGCTAGTTTTGTACAGAAGAATGCAGCCGGTTCAGGCCCATGGCCCAGCCTCAAGAATGACCTAAAATTTCtgcacgccgccgccgcgccgcgccgctacCCCTGAAACAGCCAAGGAAACCCTTGCCCCATTTCAAACTCGCGAAACCTCCCGAATCCGAGCGAACGCCGCACCAAACTTGAAAATTTTGGCCTCACAACGGGCGGGCTCCCGACGCAGCCTCCCACTTTCCTCCCGGTTTAAATTTCAAACCCCCCTCATTCCCCACAGGCAgacgcgcccccccccccctcccccacaacACTCGCCTGCTGATCTGACCATCTGTCCGATCCGCCGCCACCCATGGCGATGGAGTGCGACGactggggcgacggcggcggcgacatgaaCGCCGTCCCGGACGGCGTGGTGCAGCACATCCTGTCGATGCTCAGCAACGTCCGCGACGTGGCGGCGTGCGCCTGCGTCTGCCGCCGCTGGCGCGACTGCGTCCCCTACCTCCCGGCGCTCTTCTTCCCGCGGAACGCCTTCGACGCCGCCGCCGTGGGCGGGGGCGCCGCGGACGAGGCCATCGGCCGGATGGTGGCCGCCGTCTCGCGGCTCAGGGAGCTGGTCATCTACTGCCCCTTCTCCATGGCCCGCCTCCCCGCTTGGCTCGCCATGCGGAGCGCATCGCTCCGGGTGCTCGAGCTGCGGATGGACGCGGCCGCCGAcaaggaggcggcgggcggcggtcaCCTGGACTGCGTCGCCCTGGCGACGGGTCTGGAGGAGCTGAGGCTCTGGGGGGTGCTGATGACCAACGCGCCGGCGTGGGGCCGGCTGCAGCAGCTCCGCGTGCTGGAGATCGTGGGCGCGCCGCTGCGGGATACCGCGATCACGGAGACCGTCGCCGCGTGCCCCAACCTCACCGACCTGTCGCTGCTTGGCTGCGACTGCTCTGGCGATGTATCCATCCAGCTCTCTATGCTCCAGCGGTGCCGCCTCGACTTCCTCGGCGGCGGCAACTGCTCGCTCTTGCTCTCCGCGCCCCGCCTCGAGTCACTCGAGGCCCAGGGCTTCACCTGGATCAGTCTGCGGGGCGGCCACAACCTCCGCCGCCTATCGATCGCCAAGAGCACAGGTGCGCAGCATACCTCGAAATCGAGATCGATTTCGAATCATCTGCcgcatcgtcataactttgcaagATTGTGTTGTCCGGATGCAATAAATCATGTCGTGAATTGTGATGAAAATGATGCAGGGAGGGTGTATAAGGTGGACACCGGGAGGCTCCCAGATCTGGAATACCTCTCGCTGCGCGGTGTCCAGTGGAGCTGGGCCGCCGTCAGCTCGGTGTTGCAGTGTGCGAGCGAGGTGAAGCACCTTGTGATGAAGATTGAATTCTGCGGTGATTTTGATGTGCTCCAGCCGTTCCCAGAGATCGATTTGGTCGATTTCTTCAACGGCCACCCCAAGATCACCAAGTTTGAGATCCATGGTGCCATGTTTGCTGCTCTGTGCCAGAAAAACAGCCTGAAAAACGTGAGTGGCACGCCGCCTTTATTGCTCTATTGTAACATCATATACTAATATTAGCATGACTTGTGTGACCATGGTTAATTCCTGTGATTTCTCAATGAAGTTGGATTCAAGGTTCTGCATCCCTTGCTTGGAAGAGCTTTTGATCACGGTGCGCTCGCCTCTCAATGCTGAACAGAAGCTGAGCACTCTTGAATCGCTTGTGAAGTACAGTGTCAAGCTCCAGTCAATGGTCATCCGAATCTCACAGATGAAGAATTGCCATGATGCTGCTGACGATTTCTTTGAGGAGATATGTAAGTTCAAGTACATCAACTACAGGAAAGTGCGGATTGAATAAAAGGAGACCCTGTGTGATTTATTCTTCAGTCAATTTGATTGAGGACTTCATTTTTTTTACCATATTCCCTGATTTTGATTGTTGTCATTACTGGAGGATGCATGTTTAGCCCTCTTGAATAACTTTGGAGTTGTGTTGTCTAGTTGATTGATATTCATCTAGTCGATGGTTTGATGACTAGAACTTGTTGAAACAATTTTGATTAAATAATTGAGGACTTCATTTTTCCTCGTCATATACCCTGCTTTGAATTATCCACATTGTTGATGGAGGATGCCTTTTAGCAATTTTAAGTAATTACTAAAGTTATGTTGTTTACATCATGTATTCATGTTCATCTGGTTGATAGTGTGGTGACTACTCCTCCTGATAAGACTATTTTGATTTGGTTGATGTACTTGGAAGCTCCTCAAACATTTCTATCCTTATTGAACAATTTTGTGCATGGAAACTCTTATACATGAACATCAGTGCGTGTATTAACTTGATTCTTTTTATTTTTCACTATTTATTGATTTACCAATTTAGATCCATTGAGATGACTTTACATTCCATGGCTGTTTATTTTGGAACAATTTAGATACTTGTGAATTTAGTATATTTCTGTTAGAATAGTTTCTCCGTGGTCTGCGATGAGTATATGCTTACCACTAGGGAAGTCTCTACGGAATACCAAAAGAGTAATGTGTACTCCCTTTGTTACGAAATACTTGGAAGTTTTAGGTTTGTTCCTAACTCAAACaattttaagtttgaccaagtgtatagaaaaaatattctAACATCTAAAACATCAAATTATTCTCAATGTTTTATCATAAATATATTTTCGTACTATATATGGTTATTATTgtagatgttggtatatttttctatagacttggtcaaacttaaagTTGCTTGACTTGGGATAAACCTAGAACTTCAAATATTTTGAGACAGGGGAGTATATTCTACCCAGGCATCACTCCAATTAAGTAACAATAGCCTTGTGGTTGGTTTTGTTGTTCTGTCAATCATTGGTAGTAATCACTTGGATACCACCAAAAAGATGTGAATTCAGTTTTGATTTTGAATTATGCAACAATATTAAAACATCGAATCTTCTGGATTACAATTGCACTCCAATTTAGGATATAAATAGTTTTGTGCTTGGTtttgcaaaagaacaaaaaaactatCTATTGTAGGTGGTGATCGGTGGACACCACCAAACATATGTAGATTTAGTTTTGATTTTAAATTCCACAAATGAATTAAAGTTCACATACTGAATGGTAATCTCCCAAATTATAACTGTACTCTAATTTAGGAAACAAAATAGCTCTATGCTTGTTTCTGTTATATCTTGTCAATTATTGGCGGTAACCGTTCGAATTCCATTAGAAAAGATGTGAATTTAGTTTAGGTCTTGAATTCTGTAGCCAAATTAAAGTAGTCACATATTAAATGTTGAATCTCATGGATTCCAACTGTAGTCCAGTTTAGAAACAGAATGGCTGTCTGTTTGGTTATGTATTTTATTTGTCAATTATTGGAGGTAACTGGCCAGATACCACCAAAAAGATGTGAATTCAGTTTCGGTCTTTTTCTTTTTGTGGGGAATTCAGTTTGGTCTTGAATTAGGTAGCTAAATTAAACTAATCAAATGTTGAATATTAAATCTTTGTGTTCCAATTATGCTCTAGTTTAGGAAACAAAATAGCTTTGTTATGATCCTTTTTCGCGTTTATGTTTTGTGCTAACTGCTCGTCAAGTGGTGTTGGCGGTAACTATTGGAGTGCCGCCAAAAAGTTgtcaatttattttttatttttaatttcgtAACTGGATTAAACCAGTCACGCGTTGAACCTTTTTTTGCGGGGGTCACACATTGaatgttgaatcccttggattccaACTATATTTTGGATATCTCTGTTCAACATATCAAATCTTCATAAAAACGTCCCCTACCGACCAGGTGAGCCCTTCACTCAGTCCAATAGAGAAATGCATACATAAATGATGATACATTTTCATGAAAAAGTTCTACTAGCAATAATTGGTTTACACCTCAACAAAAATAATACAAGGTGCAATATTGAAAGTTTTTCTCTCTCTAGCAATATGGCCCATGTTAAAAAAAATTGCATCTCTATTCCCCCATCTCTGCAACATAGCAGCAAAGAGATGAAGAAAATCCATGATATCCACCATTGGGTCCGCTGTTTCGCCGTCCACAGCTGCAGCTTTAACTATAATGGAAATTTGACCGCCAAAAAATATATATCAGCAGATGAAATTACTGACCCATCGGCTCGTAGGTGTATTACTTTGCACCAGTTATCCCGAATTTCTACCGTAAAAGGAAGGTATTCTGAAATTCTTCCTTTTGTGAGTATTCCGCACTACCTCCGCAACTAAACATAAGACGTTTTTGAACTGCAAACACGCCTTATATTTAGTTATAGAGGGTGAATGTGCTTATAGTTAAGCTCGGCTCAAACCTCCGAGCTGAATCGGAGGGCAAATGGAGCCACAACTCCACGGCCCTGGAGAGAATTACCCCTACTTAAGCTTTCTTCTCTTTCTTAATTGACACCCTTTGCTGGTCAATCTTTTGCTTCTTTGCCTTCGAAGTAGCGAACAACTCGACCATGGATTTTCTGAGCCGGCCGGGCATTTGGCTCAGGTTTCTGCGTCAAAGGGGAAATGATCATGGATTCACC comes from Triticum aestivum cultivar Chinese Spring chromosome 5B, IWGSC CS RefSeq v2.1, whole genome shotgun sequence and encodes:
- the LOC123116271 gene encoding F-box protein At1g10780; the encoded protein is MAMECDDWGDGGGDMNAVPDGVVQHILSMLSNVRDVAACACVCRRWRDCVPYLPALFFPRNAFDAAAVGGGAADEAIGRMVAAVSRLRELVIYCPFSMARLPAWLAMRSASLRVLELRMDAAADKEAAGGGHLDCVALATGLEELRLWGVLMTNAPAWGRLQQLRVLEIVGAPLRDTAITETVAACPNLTDLSLLGCDCSGDVSIQLSMLQRCRLDFLGGGNCSLLLSAPRLESLEAQGFTWISLRGGHNLRRLSIAKSTGRVYKVDTGRLPDLEYLSLRGVQWSWAAVSSVLQCASEVKHLVMKIEFCGDFDVLQPFPEIDLVDFFNGHPKITKFEIHGAMFAALCQKNSLKNLDSRFCIPCLEELLITVRSPLNAEQKLSTLESLVKYSVKLQSMVIRISQMKNCHDAADDFFEEICKFKYINYRKVRIE